One part of the [Synechococcus] sp. NIES-970 genome encodes these proteins:
- a CDS encoding phosphate ABC transporter, periplasmic phosphate-binding protein: MPLKLSLNQSLFFTMALTGLCSGLSSCGGLLASKEPMGIEGAGASFPAPLYQRWITEFDKQAKVSVKYDSVGSGEGVRKYLSQEVDFGATDAPLNTEEIEQFPDARGPIIQVPLTGGLLVFAYNLGNFEGTENIRLSRESYCGIVTGQIRNWNDPKIVADNPNVRMPNLPIIFVHRSDGSGTTFIFSSHITAACPEWTGGAAKEVDWPENFLGAPGNEGVTAQIQQSQGGIGYIEYSYARSNRLPMAIIQNKTGAFINPTSENAAKAFSGINVPSDFALSIPDPSQPEAYPIVGLTWLLIYGQYDDANTIKGLKEFVTWTLTKGDSYAEELGYIPIPNDLEQRVLEVMKNL, encoded by the coding sequence ATGCCTCTTAAATTAAGCCTGAACCAAAGTCTTTTCTTTACCATGGCACTCACTGGACTTTGTAGTGGCTTATCTAGCTGTGGTGGCCTCCTGGCTTCAAAAGAACCAATGGGAATTGAAGGAGCTGGAGCAAGTTTTCCTGCTCCTCTCTATCAGCGATGGATTACTGAATTTGATAAACAAGCAAAAGTTTCCGTCAAATATGACTCAGTTGGTAGTGGTGAAGGCGTCAGAAAATACCTCAGTCAAGAAGTCGATTTTGGTGCGACAGACGCTCCACTAAACACCGAAGAAATAGAGCAATTCCCTGATGCTAGGGGGCCGATAATCCAGGTGCCTCTTACAGGGGGATTACTCGTTTTTGCCTATAATCTTGGTAATTTTGAAGGGACTGAGAATATTCGGCTCTCCCGTGAAAGTTATTGCGGCATTGTGACGGGACAAATTCGTAACTGGAATGATCCGAAAATTGTGGCAGATAACCCCAATGTCCGAATGCCAAATCTGCCGATTATTTTTGTACACCGTTCAGATGGAAGCGGCACAACCTTTATTTTCTCTAGCCATATCACAGCGGCTTGCCCTGAGTGGACAGGAGGCGCTGCCAAGGAAGTAGATTGGCCAGAAAATTTCCTCGGCGCACCAGGCAATGAAGGGGTAACAGCTCAAATTCAACAGAGTCAGGGAGGGATCGGTTACATCGAGTATTCCTACGCTCGTAGCAATAGACTGCCGATGGCAATCATCCAGAACAAAACAGGTGCGTTTATCAACCCCACTTCAGAAAATGCAGCCAAAGCGTTCAGCGGGATTAATGTTCCAAGTGACTTTGCCCTCTCAATTCCTGACCCTAGTCAGCCCGAAGCTTATCCCATCGTGGGTTTGACTTGGTTACTCATCTATGGCCAATATGACGACGCTAACACCATCAAAGGCCTCAAGGAGTTTGTCACCTGGACGCTCACCAAGGGGGATAGCTATGCAGAAGAGCTTGGCTACATCCCGATTCCAAACGATTTAGAGCAGCGGGTTTTGGAGGTGATGAAAAACTTATAA
- a CDS encoding two-component response regulator, translated as MEVQDIATKTVVIPGKALQTLIERRVSGTVSVYDPVDDSVFWQLYLGGGKLHFATSGMGKPERLDYLLGQLFPSTQFPISDTLSRDYDYICQIWKMGKFSLQQVRQVLFFITQEAVSQFLALPRAAVKFERTLGLDPLLLSLSLRQIVRPLQDTIRSWVQLRSDISSPFQRLYLGDFDQITSQSWLHMQNYELVANMLESLNQKMTLYELSRSMGKTTTELGGILQPFIQAGGIQVLPYEAIASPPKPLIACIDDSKATQRIVKMTLEASGLEVIGVTDPAQALSTFVHKRPELILMDINMPEIDGYELCRMFSQSNLLKNIPVIMLTGRDGLLDRIRARMIGASDYIAKPFDPQDLIQLVQSYIQNATPQSKL; from the coding sequence ATGGAAGTGCAGGATATTGCGACAAAAACCGTTGTGATTCCGGGGAAAGCCCTACAGACCCTGATTGAGCGCCGGGTATCTGGCACTGTAAGCGTTTATGATCCCGTTGATGACTCTGTCTTTTGGCAACTGTACTTAGGAGGTGGCAAGCTCCATTTCGCCACCAGCGGCATGGGGAAACCGGAACGGCTTGACTATCTTTTGGGGCAGCTTTTTCCGAGTACTCAGTTTCCGATATCTGATACCCTCAGCCGTGATTATGACTACATTTGTCAGATTTGGAAGATGGGGAAGTTTTCTCTGCAACAGGTACGCCAAGTACTATTTTTTATTACCCAAGAAGCTGTGAGTCAGTTTCTGGCATTACCAAGGGCGGCGGTCAAGTTTGAGCGGACCTTAGGTCTAGATCCCCTGCTGCTCTCCCTCTCACTGCGGCAGATTGTTCGCCCTCTCCAAGACACAATTCGAAGCTGGGTACAACTGCGTTCTGATATTAGTTCTCCCTTTCAACGACTTTATCTGGGGGATTTTGACCAAATCACCAGTCAATCATGGCTCCATATGCAAAATTATGAGTTGGTGGCCAACATGCTAGAAAGCCTCAACCAAAAGATGACACTCTATGAGTTGAGTCGCTCGATGGGAAAAACCACGACGGAACTGGGGGGAATTTTACAGCCTTTTATTCAAGCAGGTGGGATTCAAGTTTTACCCTATGAGGCGATCGCCTCCCCGCCAAAACCGCTCATTGCCTGCATCGATGACAGCAAGGCAACCCAACGCATTGTCAAAATGACCCTCGAAGCCAGTGGATTAGAAGTCATCGGCGTCACAGATCCAGCCCAAGCCCTCAGTACCTTCGTTCACAAACGCCCCGAGCTGATTTTGATGGATATTAATATGCCAGAAATTGACGGCTATGAGCTTTGCCGGATGTTTAGCCAATCTAACCTCCTGAAAAATATCCCTGTAATTATGCTCACCGGGCGCGATGGGCTATTGGACCGGATCCGGGCCAGAATGATTGGTGCCTCTGATTACATCGCCAAGCCTTTCGACCCCCAAGATCTGATTCAATTAGTGCAATCCTACATCCAGAATGCCACTCCACAATCCAAGCTTTAA
- a CDS encoding CheY subfamily protein, translating into MKTVLVVDDSKSEQMLARALLEKMNVAVSLVDSGSDALSWLKEHEQPALIFLDIVMPDMNGLDLCREIRENLGYKNVPIIFCSNKSQDFDRFWALRQGGNAYITKPYSPMDFMNTVKDYLS; encoded by the coding sequence ATGAAAACAGTTTTAGTCGTTGATGATTCCAAATCAGAGCAAATGCTCGCCCGGGCACTGCTGGAAAAAATGAATGTTGCCGTAAGTTTGGTTGATAGCGGCTCCGATGCCCTGAGTTGGCTCAAAGAACATGAGCAACCTGCTTTGATCTTTTTGGATATTGTGATGCCTGATATGAACGGCTTAGATCTTTGCCGCGAAATTCGCGAAAACCTCGGTTATAAAAATGTGCCCATCATTTTTTGTTCCAACAAAAGCCAAGATTTTGATCGGTTTTGGGCGTTGCGCCAAGGGGGAAATGCTTACATCACAAAACCCTACAGTCCGATGGATTTTATGAACACAGTCAAGGATTATCTCAGTTAG
- a CDS encoding CheW-like domain containing protein, with protein MPIVTTEVDYFRAQLYPPREHQPLAKTKLLVPLQDIAEVVTIQRQDICPIPGVAPGILGVANQRGQLIWIMDLCEIRGDEAASKRLNPQEKLTIMLLQQAQGQVGCVVAQLQGIVSLDLQQGQKIEAQWQTFYPFCDRQLSEGEDWAFLLDIMQLFEYLQMG; from the coding sequence ATGCCAATAGTCACAACCGAAGTGGATTATTTCCGCGCCCAATTGTACCCCCCGAGAGAACATCAACCCTTGGCGAAAACAAAGTTGCTGGTGCCGCTACAAGATATTGCTGAGGTGGTGACGATTCAACGACAGGATATTTGTCCAATCCCTGGGGTTGCACCGGGGATTTTAGGGGTAGCGAATCAGCGAGGACAGTTGATTTGGATCATGGATCTCTGTGAAATTAGGGGCGATGAGGCGGCCTCAAAACGGTTGAATCCCCAAGAAAAGTTAACGATTATGTTGCTCCAACAGGCCCAGGGACAAGTCGGCTGTGTGGTGGCGCAGTTGCAGGGGATTGTGTCGCTCGACTTGCAACAGGGGCAGAAAATCGAAGCACAGTGGCAAACGTTTTATCCATTCTGCGATCGCCAACTGTCTGAGGGGGAGGATTGGGCTTTTTTATTAGACATCATGCAACTGTTCGAGTATTTACAAATGGGCTGA
- a CDS encoding methyl-accepting chemotaxis like protein, protein MTTFNITDKQAAFSPEIQKLQVAIAMDPMDIMAKISLASQFEQEGFLKEAATVYEDIIATDTDGVFAASAQQALRSLTTDYDNSSDEPNQSNGNGVGTATAAPATFEPEENVEPIAYSAEILALKEAIANDPTDIMAQISLAIALENEGFIQEAADTYRYILDHPEQDPDGVFTGSAAKALEELQPALAALDPTYSLAQESVQTSGRSLQALDPQQVDYSDVDTTSPRIRWLRNLPIARKQFIGMFASSFIALTGVVGASIGVTVISGRAQLQNQVIAELAVTRINYLAKNNELGGALRGQGDNTAVIAAAREYQASGVLDSGLQQLVTRILQNETSARQIEYATLIGLDGRIIANANQNRVGENFDPNGLVSEVLQSPRRLQTNAIIDWAEIAREQPPLPPDLTEQPVLMNFTFVPVFDPDTQEAIAILMGGEVIDGKISVIRETLEAVGGGYSAIYHWQGDAETGSFELASSILKTPTMEATEYETNIPLPDLELLQLARQGVGGNLVDRLMIEDRTYTVAVQALANSQGAPIAFLVRGTPEDSLNALLRDSLLIQAAVGLGGIFVAAGLAWLLGRAITKPISKLQETAEEFGAGNLKTRAEVMSQDEVGRLAQTFNLMAEQIAITTEAVEEQSSLKQKEAEFQRQERERLQEGVIRLLLQIEEVRQGNLTVQAMVDEGEVGSIADAFNATLRSLRDLVFQVTSSADQVYDLAIVNNDLIMHLSGEATVQERAIQSAEHSVQGMAQSIQAVAKSAQGAAQIARKSRLAAQEGQTTMDETVMSIDLIRRSVADTSKKAKRLAESSQEISKIVNIIADISEKTNLLAFNASIEATRAGENGQGFRVVADEVRRLAEQVTTAAQDVEQLISGVQEETAQMMQMMEESTSQVVTGTELVKKTKTTLQRMGRISEEIDKVLARISKAMVSQQNVSGKVTKIMQSAAEVAQKTAAESKTMSGQLEALTQVAIALQESSSRFKID, encoded by the coding sequence ATGACAACTTTCAACATTACCGATAAGCAAGCAGCTTTCTCTCCAGAAATTCAGAAACTCCAGGTGGCGATCGCGATGGATCCAATGGATATCATGGCAAAAATTAGTCTCGCCAGTCAGTTTGAACAGGAAGGGTTCCTGAAGGAAGCAGCAACGGTTTATGAAGACATTATCGCGACGGACACCGACGGCGTTTTTGCCGCGAGTGCGCAACAGGCTTTACGCTCCCTGACCACAGACTATGACAACTCAAGTGACGAGCCAAATCAAAGCAATGGCAATGGAGTAGGGACAGCGACTGCGGCACCTGCAACCTTTGAACCAGAAGAGAACGTTGAACCAATTGCCTATTCAGCCGAAATTCTGGCGCTAAAAGAGGCGATCGCCAACGATCCAACGGACATAATGGCGCAAATTAGCTTAGCCATTGCCCTCGAAAATGAAGGTTTTATCCAAGAAGCTGCCGATACCTATCGCTACATCCTTGATCACCCTGAACAGGATCCAGACGGAGTCTTCACTGGTAGTGCCGCCAAAGCCTTAGAAGAATTACAGCCGGCCCTCGCTGCCCTCGACCCAACCTATAGCCTAGCCCAGGAGAGCGTTCAGACTTCTGGGCGATCGCTCCAAGCCCTTGATCCCCAGCAAGTAGATTACAGCGACGTAGATACGACTTCGCCACGGATTAGGTGGCTCAGAAATTTACCAATTGCCCGTAAACAATTTATCGGCATGTTTGCCTCGAGTTTCATCGCCTTAACAGGGGTTGTGGGAGCCAGTATTGGGGTGACAGTGATTTCCGGGCGGGCTCAGCTTCAGAACCAGGTGATCGCCGAGTTAGCCGTCACAAGAATCAATTACCTTGCCAAAAATAATGAACTCGGTGGCGCTTTACGGGGGCAGGGTGATAACACTGCGGTCATTGCTGCCGCTCGAGAATATCAAGCATCGGGTGTGCTAGATAGTGGCTTACAACAACTGGTTACGCGAATTTTGCAGAACGAAACCAGTGCCAGACAAATTGAGTATGCAACCCTCATCGGTTTAGACGGCAGGATTATCGCCAATGCTAACCAAAACCGGGTTGGCGAAAACTTCGACCCCAATGGACTGGTGAGCGAAGTGCTCCAATCTCCCCGTCGTCTCCAAACCAACGCCATCATTGATTGGGCAGAAATTGCCAGGGAACAACCCCCTCTCCCGCCAGATCTCACCGAACAACCTGTGTTGATGAACTTTACCTTTGTGCCGGTTTTTGACCCGGATACCCAGGAGGCGATCGCCATTTTAATGGGGGGTGAAGTTATCGATGGGAAGATCTCTGTCATTCGAGAAACCCTAGAAGCTGTTGGCGGTGGTTATAGTGCGATTTATCACTGGCAAGGCGATGCAGAAACAGGGAGCTTCGAACTTGCGAGTTCGATTCTCAAAACCCCCACCATGGAAGCAACGGAGTACGAAACTAATATTCCACTTCCCGACTTAGAACTGCTTCAACTCGCAAGACAAGGGGTAGGTGGCAACTTGGTAGACCGGTTGATGATTGAGGATAGAACTTACACAGTGGCAGTGCAAGCCTTAGCGAACTCGCAAGGTGCACCGATTGCCTTCCTTGTGCGCGGTACCCCAGAAGATTCTTTAAATGCCCTCCTGCGCGATAGTCTCTTAATCCAAGCCGCCGTCGGCTTAGGGGGGATCTTTGTGGCCGCAGGCTTGGCCTGGCTCCTTGGACGGGCCATTACCAAGCCGATCTCCAAGCTTCAAGAAACTGCCGAAGAATTTGGGGCTGGTAATCTGAAAACCCGCGCTGAAGTCATGTCCCAAGATGAAGTGGGACGCCTGGCCCAGACCTTTAACCTGATGGCAGAGCAGATTGCGATCACGACAGAGGCAGTAGAAGAACAATCTTCCCTGAAGCAAAAAGAAGCAGAATTTCAGCGGCAAGAACGGGAACGACTCCAGGAAGGGGTCATTCGTCTCCTATTGCAGATTGAAGAGGTGCGCCAGGGGAACCTCACCGTGCAAGCGATGGTGGATGAGGGGGAAGTCGGATCAATCGCTGACGCCTTCAATGCCACGCTCCGGAGCCTCCGGGATTTGGTTTTCCAGGTTACTTCCTCCGCCGATCAGGTCTATGATTTGGCGATCGTCAACAATGATCTCATCATGCACCTTTCCGGGGAAGCCACGGTTCAGGAACGGGCCATCCAATCGGCCGAGCATTCTGTGCAAGGAATGGCCCAATCGATTCAAGCGGTGGCCAAATCTGCCCAAGGAGCAGCCCAAATTGCCCGAAAATCTCGTTTGGCAGCCCAAGAAGGGCAAACAACAATGGATGAAACAGTGATGAGCATTGATCTCATCCGGCGCTCGGTGGCAGATACCTCTAAGAAAGCGAAACGCTTGGCGGAATCGTCCCAGGAAATTTCTAAGATCGTCAACATCATCGCGGATATTTCGGAAAAGACAAACCTCCTGGCTTTTAATGCTTCCATTGAGGCTACCCGAGCCGGAGAAAATGGCCAGGGTTTCCGGGTTGTTGCCGATGAGGTGCGGCGACTGGCGGAACAGGTCACGACGGCAGCCCAGGATGTGGAGCAGTTGATCAGTGGTGTCCAGGAAGAAACGGCGCAGATGATGCAGATGATGGAAGAAAGTACCTCTCAGGTGGTCACAGGCACAGAACTGGTGAAGAAAACAAAAACCACCCTCCAAAGGATGGGCCGCATTAGTGAGGAAATCGATAAGGTGTTGGCACGCATTTCTAAGGCAATGGTTTCCCAACAAAATGTATCGGGGAAAGTCACCAAAATTATGCAGTCGGCGGCGGAGGTCGCCCAAAAGACAGCGGCGGAATCTAAAACCATGTCTGGTCAGTTAGAGGCCCTCACTCAGGTGGCGATCGCCCTCCAAGAGTCCTCTTCCCGCTTCAAGATCGATTAA
- a CDS encoding CheA like protein → MLDADSLRAIALEARQCFLLEDAPDFIGLFNQSVKALQQELDQPSGGDRQNLYKDLVRSAHSIKGGAGLAEMQGLYQLAHHMEDLLEAVAEGQIEDQSMALELVVLAMEEVQHCVDLAARDDNHPGDSPGVEKMTITLKEFVATAQPVAPQQLSSPAGNVPSKFVATALQVDLEACVQRLEKFLTTAPPPRVAALQLKTLEEECRLLGEALMVPWLKELASLLRTDLITAGLDPVALGQRAIAEIRRLIEIYLADPDQAHISPEFHALFQTTPPPSASPAIAEVATPPEDGIAPAAPRTDTSDPLKQTSSLQIRMPIQQLNRMGNAVGELFIGYEKLNRHQEQLLRVSRNLKKRTQQLSPIRDEVTALYDQLAVAPTGSTQNNGLGGLREAATTTHNEFDTLHFDQYTQAHTQLQQFQELMVQVQEIQEDLELMRWEFQDSLDGLRQQLESLSQDLIQSRLMPFGNLARRFRQSLETLSKRHPQTAHLAIEGEQVLVDQGILEQLRTPLTHLIRNAFDHGIEPPETRRQSQKAAAGTIHLGAQIRGNIVEILVQDDGRGVDLDRVWQKAIAKGLCAPGRRPPDSEILEYLFAPGFSTRDNVSDLSGRGLGLDIVRLELAQLKGTISVRSKPQRGTRFTIRIPLNFNILPLLLCRCQKQAIAFPSVTVQAVVSLVNNDQPHYPEFLDWQGTSLKLYALDQLLPYPQKNLLLPPEQRPAPTIGVIVRQGKKSLAIAVDEILGERELVLKSLDETVAYPPYVAGCTVLGSGEVIPVLLPDAFGPLLTGPNQDGGAVAASPAAIPAQGQRTILVIDDSVAVRRTLNKLLSQMGYQVQQCRDGKEAWNLLNRAQQNFDLAICDLEMPGYDGFTLLQMVRGQQKWNNLPFVMLTSRDNDLHRQKAKNLGANDYFTKPFHPVRFLQAIARYVEG, encoded by the coding sequence ATGTTGGATGCAGACAGTTTAAGAGCGATCGCCCTCGAAGCCCGTCAATGTTTTTTATTAGAAGACGCACCGGACTTTATTGGCCTGTTTAACCAAAGTGTCAAAGCCCTCCAACAGGAGTTAGACCAACCCAGCGGCGGCGATCGCCAGAACCTTTATAAAGATCTTGTGCGCTCTGCCCACTCGATCAAAGGGGGGGCGGGCTTAGCAGAAATGCAAGGGCTCTACCAACTGGCACACCACATGGAAGATCTCCTGGAAGCCGTTGCAGAGGGGCAAATCGAAGATCAATCAATGGCCCTAGAATTGGTTGTCCTGGCGATGGAAGAAGTGCAACATTGCGTTGACCTTGCGGCCCGGGATGACAATCATCCCGGTGATAGCCCCGGGGTTGAAAAAATGACGATCACTCTGAAGGAATTTGTCGCAACAGCCCAACCTGTCGCCCCCCAGCAGCTGTCCTCCCCCGCTGGGAACGTCCCCAGTAAATTTGTTGCCACGGCCCTCCAGGTTGATCTAGAAGCATGTGTACAACGCCTCGAAAAGTTTCTCACCACGGCTCCTCCTCCCCGGGTCGCCGCCCTTCAGCTCAAAACCCTCGAAGAAGAATGCCGCCTCTTGGGAGAAGCCCTGATGGTTCCCTGGCTTAAGGAACTAGCCAGCTTACTCCGGACAGATTTAATCACGGCGGGCCTTGATCCCGTTGCCCTCGGTCAAAGGGCGATCGCCGAAATTCGCCGCCTCATTGAGATCTATCTTGCCGACCCCGACCAAGCTCACATTAGCCCGGAGTTTCACGCCCTCTTTCAGACCACTCCCCCCCCATCAGCCTCCCCCGCCATCGCTGAAGTTGCCACGCCCCCGGAAGATGGCATCGCCCCAGCCGCCCCGCGCACTGACACTTCTGATCCCCTGAAACAGACCTCCAGTTTGCAGATCCGGATGCCGATCCAGCAGCTCAATCGCATGGGCAATGCCGTAGGAGAGCTTTTTATTGGCTATGAAAAGCTCAACCGTCACCAAGAGCAGCTCCTCCGGGTTAGTCGCAATCTCAAAAAAAGAACTCAACAACTCAGCCCCATTCGCGATGAGGTTACCGCCCTCTATGACCAATTAGCCGTTGCGCCCACAGGGTCTACCCAAAATAATGGCCTGGGAGGACTCCGGGAAGCGGCTACCACCACCCACAACGAATTTGACACTCTCCACTTTGACCAATACACCCAGGCCCATACCCAGCTCCAGCAGTTTCAAGAATTGATGGTCCAGGTGCAAGAGATTCAAGAAGATCTCGAACTGATGCGCTGGGAATTTCAAGATTCCCTAGATGGCTTACGGCAACAGTTAGAATCTCTTAGCCAAGATTTGATCCAGTCGCGCCTAATGCCTTTCGGGAATTTAGCCCGTCGTTTTCGCCAATCTTTAGAAACCTTGAGTAAGCGACATCCGCAAACTGCGCACCTTGCCATTGAGGGAGAACAGGTACTTGTAGACCAAGGGATCCTTGAGCAGCTGCGGACCCCCCTGACCCACTTGATTCGGAATGCCTTTGACCATGGGATTGAACCACCAGAGACACGCCGTCAGAGTCAAAAAGCAGCGGCGGGAACCATTCATCTGGGGGCGCAAATCCGGGGGAATATCGTCGAAATTTTGGTACAGGATGATGGCCGGGGTGTGGATTTAGATCGGGTCTGGCAAAAGGCGATCGCCAAAGGACTATGTGCCCCAGGGCGACGTCCCCCAGATTCAGAGATCCTGGAATATCTCTTTGCCCCCGGATTTTCAACGCGGGACAATGTCAGCGACCTGTCGGGGCGGGGTTTGGGTCTTGATATCGTCCGCCTGGAGTTGGCGCAACTGAAGGGAACTATCAGCGTCAGGAGTAAACCCCAACGGGGGACTCGTTTCACCATTCGCATTCCTTTGAATTTTAATATTTTGCCCCTGCTCCTCTGTCGCTGCCAAAAACAGGCGATCGCCTTCCCTTCGGTGACAGTGCAGGCGGTGGTTTCCCTGGTCAACAACGATCAACCCCATTACCCAGAATTTCTCGATTGGCAAGGGACATCCCTCAAGCTTTACGCCCTAGATCAGCTTTTGCCTTATCCCCAGAAAAATTTACTATTGCCCCCTGAACAGCGCCCTGCGCCAACCATTGGCGTCATTGTGCGCCAAGGAAAAAAATCCCTGGCGATCGCCGTAGATGAAATTTTGGGAGAACGGGAATTGGTGCTCAAATCCCTCGATGAAACCGTTGCCTATCCCCCCTATGTGGCGGGCTGTACTGTTCTTGGGTCTGGGGAAGTGATTCCCGTGCTATTGCCCGATGCCTTTGGGCCGCTCCTCACCGGGCCAAATCAAGATGGTGGGGCCGTTGCCGCAAGTCCGGCTGCAATACCAGCCCAGGGACAGCGGACGATTTTGGTGATTGATGATTCTGTAGCGGTGCGACGGACCTTGAATAAACTGTTGAGTCAGATGGGCTACCAGGTGCAACAATGCCGCGATGGGAAAGAGGCCTGGAATCTTCTGAACCGTGCCCAACAGAATTTTGACCTGGCGATTTGCGACTTGGAAATGCCCGGATACGATGGCTTTACACTGTTGCAAATGGTGCGGGGTCAGCAGAAATGGAACAATTTGCCCTTCGTGATGCTCACTTCCCGAGACAATGATCTCCACCGTCAGAAGGCAAAAAATCTCGGAGCCAATGATTATTTTACTAAGCCATTCCACCCGGTACGGTTTCTTCAGGCGATCGCCCGATATGTTGAAGGCTAA
- a CDS encoding DnaJ domain containing protein, whose translation MNLLECYEILGLRLDAEFDAVKAAYRRLARQCHPDVNRGDRQAESKFIRITRAYKALAENQRLTGATNVWRSPQPQTPTPPAPSDLDQQLKWQSYEQLQVCLQQRRYARAIALMEGLAYRLPHDAEVRQWQGITYLSWGTHLLQQQQHHKARTYLRKALLADPHNRKLRQRVEGLLETILIPAI comes from the coding sequence ATGAATCTCCTTGAATGTTATGAAATTTTAGGGTTACGGCTTGACGCAGAATTCGATGCCGTGAAAGCGGCCTATCGCCGTCTTGCTCGCCAATGTCATCCAGATGTGAACCGGGGCGATCGCCAAGCCGAAAGTAAATTTATTCGTATTACCCGCGCCTACAAAGCCCTTGCCGAAAATCAGCGCCTTACGGGGGCAACAAATGTCTGGCGATCGCCCCAACCCCAGACCCCAACACCGCCGGCGCCTTCTGATCTTGACCAACAGCTCAAATGGCAGAGCTATGAACAGCTCCAAGTTTGTTTACAACAGCGGCGCTACGCCCGGGCGATCGCCTTGATGGAAGGGCTCGCCTATCGGCTGCCCCATGATGCAGAGGTACGTCAGTGGCAGGGCATTACTTATCTCAGTTGGGGAACCCATCTGCTACAACAACAACAGCACCACAAGGCCCGCACCTATTTACGCAAGGCATTATTAGCTGACCCCCATAACCGGAAGCTGCGACAACGGGTCGAGGGACTGTTAGAAACGATTTTGATTCCCGCAATTTGA